A stretch of Acipenser ruthenus chromosome 1, fAciRut3.2 maternal haplotype, whole genome shotgun sequence DNA encodes these proteins:
- the LOC117420807 gene encoding thymic stromal cotransporter homolog yields the protein MSCIEFIEPVVVAAQVASAFYDTGLLMVVKERYNVTSSNSSLTNSTDHGDNAQQTAVSDFLMIYGMISGFVPFLPAFFLARLGDKRNRKIPICVPLVGYMLSRLMLLLVILLQWPVKVMFGAAVVYGLFGGFSSYWAGVMALASARSDETRRSIRLISIELVYGIAGFIGSIASGHIFNMFYVSQHQGVMLVGISVFLYIFCLSYSIFVLKVPKTGRAPAILPHGQTVDNCGTGGSDNEPTVADGSLTSGTFDLISVVLLFAGAILYDVSVSGAMDILPSFVIKEPLSWGAEQIGYGNAAGFVIFITSFLGVYVFSKCLRDTTMIIIGMVSFGTGILVMAFVRKTYMFYIARALNLFALIPMPTIRSLLSKQVKGSSYGKIFILLQMSFTIASVATSPIFTKIYQATLVWFAGFCFILSCILSVLAIIPIVIVGYRTGRHGYTRLPSN from the exons ATGAGTTGTATTGAATTTATTGAGCCGGTAGTGGTTGCTGCACAAGTTGCCAGTGCGTTCTACGATACCGGGCTGTTGATGGTAGTGAAAGAACGTTACAATGTGACTTCCAGCAACTCCTCGCTTACCAACTCCACGGACCATGGAGACAACGCGCAGCAGACGGCAGTGTCGGATTTCCTCATGATCTACGGTATGATCTCAGGGTTTGTCCCATTCCTGCCGGCTTTCTTCCTGGCGAGGCTCGGGGACAAAAGGAACAGAAAGATCCCGATATGTGTGCCTCTTGTGGGCTACATGCTCTCCAGATTGATGCTGCTCCTTGTTATTCTTCTGCAGTGGCCTGTCAAAGTGATGTTTGGGGCAGCTGTTGTGTATGGTTTGTTTGGGGGATTTTCTTCTTACTGGGCTGGGGTCATGGCTTTGGCATCAGCACGCTCGGATGAAACTCGGAGGTCCATCCGACTGATAAGCATTGAGTTGGTCTATGGAATAGCTGGCTTTATTGGTAGCATCGCATCTGGTCACATCTTCAATATGTTTTATGTTTCACAACATCAAGGTGTTATGCTGGTGGGGATCAGtgtttttttgtacatattttgCTTGTCCTACAGCATTTTCGTTTTGAAGGTACCCAAGACTGGGAGAGCACCAGCAATACTCCCCCATGGTCAAACGGTAGACAACTGTGGTACAGGTGGATCCGACAATGAACCCACAGTAGCAGATGGGTCATTGACTTCTGGCACGTTTGACTTGATCAGCGTTGTGCTTTTGTTCGCTGGTGCTATATTGTATGATGTGTCAGTGTCAGGAGCCATGGACATCTTACCATCCTTTGTCATAAAGGAACCCCTGAGCTGGGGAGCTGAACAGATTGGCTATGGGAATGCAGCCGGCTTTGTGATTTTCATCACCAGTTTCCTGGGAGTGTATGTATTCTCCAAGTGTTTAAGGGACACCACCATGATCATCATTGGGATGGTGTCATTCGGGACTGGGATACTGGTGATGGCGTTTGTGCGAAAGACCTACATGTTCTACATTG CTCGAGCTTTGAATCTGTTTGCCTTGATTCCAATGCCTACCATCCGATCACTGCTGTCCAAACAAGTCAAAGGCTCATCatatg GCAAAATTTTCATTTTGCTCCAGATGTCATTCACCATCGCCAGTGTGGCCACCTCACCCATTTTCACCAAGATTTACCAAGCCACCCTTGTCTGGTTCGCTGGATTCTGCTTCATTTTGTCCTGCATTCTCAGCGTTTTGGCCATCATCCCTATTGT cattgtgggATACAGGACAGGGAGACATGGCTACACACGTCTTCCAAGTAACTGA